GGTTCAATCCGGCCCATTCCTATGGCGTGGGAGGTGTACAAATCAGTATTGGCTGGTAGACGCTGCCCGGATCAATTCCACCTGGACTCATGAAACGCGTTTTGATATTCCTGTTCTTGGGCATCCTTAGTCTAAGCATCACGGGCTGCGCTGGCAGGCAAAGTTCAGCACGCAGTAGCATTGAGGAACGCTTTGCCCGGGGTAAAGCTTTATTCGAGAAGGAGAAATGGGCCCGAGCTGCCGATGAGTTCAACTTGGTGGTTATCAACAATCCGGCTGGCAACTTGGCGGCCCAGGCACAATACTATTACGCCGAATGTCTTTACCAGCAAAAACAGTATGTGGAAGCCCAGGTTGAGTTCGAACGGCTCCTGAGGCGCTGGGCCACTACCGAGCACCTGGTGGAGGCCCGCTATCGCATAGTCCAGTGCCTGGTTGCTCAATCGCCCTCATTCTACTTCGATCAGAAAACCACCCTGGAGGCTATAGACGAACTGCAGGCTTTCATCGATGACTTCCCTGAAAGCGCTTACCGGGAAGAGGCCGAGACCCTTATCACTGAGCTGCGGTACAAAATTGCGCGCAAGTATTATGAATCAGGGCGTCTCTATCTGAAGTGGCGCCGGTCACCACCGGCCCGGATCTATTTTGACATGGTATTGTCCCAGTATTACGACACCCCTTATGCTGATGAAGCCCGGGTAGGTATCGTGGTCTCCTATATCCTTGAAGAAGATCTTGAAGCGGCGCGGGTTTACTTAAATGAGAATGACGCCAAGTTTACAGATCCGGAACTAAGAGCAGAGGCTGAACGCTACGTTGATATGGCCCAACAGGGCAAGTTCGATCTCGATTTCTATATCCGCCTCTACCAATGACCAGACTCGGAATCTTTGGTGGCAGCTTCGATCCACCCCATAACGGGCACGTAGAGATCGCCACCCTGGCTACTGAAAGGATTCCTTTAGATATACTCTACTTTGTACCATCCTACCAGGCTCTTCTTAAAACGCAGCCCCCTGAAGCGCCCGCCCGGCAGCGTGTGGCCATGGTGAGGCTATTGGCAAAGATGAGGCCAAACTGGCATGTACTCACCTATGAAGTGGATCAAAAACGGCCGGTGGCTACCATAGAGACGGTAGAGTTCCTGAAACGTCGCCACCCGCAAGCGGATTGCTACCTCATCATTGGTGGTGACCAAGCGGCGCAGTTCAATCAGTGGCAGCAATGGGAGCGGTTGGTCGGGATGG
The Candidatus Neomarinimicrobiota bacterium DNA segment above includes these coding regions:
- a CDS encoding outer membrane protein assembly factor BamD, whose product is MKRVLIFLFLGILSLSITGCAGRQSSARSSIEERFARGKALFEKEKWARAADEFNLVVINNPAGNLAAQAQYYYAECLYQQKQYVEAQVEFERLLRRWATTEHLVEARYRIVQCLVAQSPSFYFDQKTTLEAIDELQAFIDDFPESAYREEAETLITELRYKIARKYYESGRLYLKWRRSPPARIYFDMVLSQYYDTPYADEARVGIVVSYILEEDLEAARVYLNENDAKFTDPELRAEAERYVDMAQQGKFDLDFYIRLYQ
- the nadD gene encoding nicotinate (nicotinamide) nucleotide adenylyltransferase produces the protein MTRLGIFGGSFDPPHNGHVEIATLATERIPLDILYFVPSYQALLKTQPPEAPARQRVAMVRLLAKMRPNWHVLTYEVDQKRPVATIETVEFLKRRHPQADCYLIIGGDQAAQFNQWQQWERLVGMVHIVCFAREGPPPISPIADQLLHVLYDVPLSSSLVRERIKAGGSTSKLLPPAVQAYIEEHRLYR